Proteins encoded within one genomic window of Streptomyces profundus:
- a CDS encoding ABC transporter ATP-binding protein has product MAPRTPDSPATPRAAVTVRGLTKTYRSGRRGGASEAARPANDDITLRVARGEIFGLLGPNGAGKTTLVKLLTGLLRPDAGSVALFGHDLVRHPERAARLVAYLGQEATALDELTVSLAVGTTARLRGLSASAACAERDAVLDELSLGELADRPLKRLSGGQRRLACLAAALVGSRPLLVLDEPTTNMDPMARRAVWAAIDRRRVEQGTTVLLVTHNVLEAETVLDRVAVLDAGRVIACDTPSGLKTLIDVQVRLDLVWRGEAPLGVPRIAELRAEATVTGRRWTLRLPPERARAVVATVTQGEAFAALDDFTLATPSLEDVYLALGGRGEGLVRQ; this is encoded by the coding sequence ATGGCACCGCGCACTCCGGACTCCCCAGCGACCCCGCGCGCCGCGGTGACGGTGCGGGGCCTCACCAAGACGTATCGTTCCGGCCGCCGTGGCGGCGCGTCCGAGGCCGCCCGCCCCGCCAACGACGACATCACCCTGCGCGTGGCGCGCGGCGAGATCTTCGGCCTGCTCGGCCCCAACGGCGCCGGCAAGACCACCCTGGTGAAGCTGCTCACCGGGCTGCTGCGCCCCGACGCCGGCTCCGTCGCGCTCTTCGGCCACGACCTCGTCCGGCACCCCGAGCGGGCCGCCAGGCTGGTGGCCTACCTGGGGCAGGAGGCCACCGCGCTCGACGAGTTGACCGTGTCGCTCGCGGTCGGGACCACGGCCAGGCTGCGCGGCCTGAGCGCGTCGGCGGCGTGCGCCGAACGGGACGCGGTGCTGGACGAGCTCTCCCTCGGCGAGCTGGCCGACCGCCCGCTCAAGCGGCTCTCCGGCGGTCAGCGCCGGCTGGCGTGCCTGGCCGCCGCGCTGGTCGGCAGCCGCCCGCTGCTGGTGCTGGACGAGCCGACCACCAACATGGACCCGATGGCCCGCCGCGCGGTCTGGGCGGCGATCGACCGCCGCCGCGTCGAGCAGGGCACCACGGTGCTGCTGGTCACCCACAACGTGCTGGAGGCCGAGACGGTGCTGGACCGGGTCGCCGTGCTGGACGCGGGACGGGTGATCGCCTGCGACACCCCGAGCGGTCTGAAGACCCTGATCGACGTCCAGGTGCGGCTCGACCTCGTCTGGCGCGGCGAAGCGCCCCTCGGCGTGCCCCGGATCGCCGAGCTGCGCGCGGAGGCGACGGTCACCGGCCGCCGTTGGACGCTGCGGCTGCCGCCCGAGCGGGCCAGGGCCGTGGTCGCCACCGTCACCCAGGGCGAGGCGTTCGCCGCCCTGGACGACTTCACGCTCGCGACGCCCAGCCTGGAGGACGTCTATCTGGCGCTCGGCGGCCGGGGCGAGGGGCTGGTACGACAGTGA